Proteins from a single region of Argiope bruennichi chromosome 6, qqArgBrue1.1, whole genome shotgun sequence:
- the LOC129972649 gene encoding gastrula zinc finger protein XlCGF8.2DB-like — MFGTENANTILEDNENELNLDENEVISSESEQLPKLSKVCTEIFNRNSDSDTDASLSKEVIFGTDQHKNSNPLSFSEKSETCDKRSVSDIHAIPGPSRLPLNESEGSFCKEEFQFKPTEVNPTDPVPTEVKLRTCKICHKVFTKKYNLKRHMQIHEGVKNHTCDFCEKSFHQKDNLQTHVKTHTGEKPFPCDVCGMRFITHYRLQRHRQIHGEEKKYSCDFCEKSFHQKSNLQRHVKTKHQEICGAEEPYKCGSCEKSFLLRSSLKMHVRSHVCEKPFTCEVCGKGYRWKCDFKRHMNNHTGNKFSCEICGKSYTQMRYLKVHSCKPTDDKH; from the coding sequence ATGTTCGGAACTGAGAATGCAAACACAATATTGGAGGATAATGAGAATGAACTTAATCTTGATGAAAATGAGGTAATTTCTTCGGAGAGCGAGCAATTACCTAAATTATCAAAAGTCTGCACtgaaatattcaacagaaattccGATTCTGACACTGATGCCAGTTTATCGAAAGAAGTAATTTTCGGAACTGATCAGCACAAAAATTCAAACCCTCTCTCATTTTCGGAAAAATCTGAGACTTGTGACAAGCGCTCCGTAAGCGACATCCATGCAATTCCTGGTCCTTCCCGATTGCCCTTAAATGAAAGCGAAGGAAGTTTTTGTAAGGAAGAATTCCAATTCAAACCTACTGAAGTAAATCCTACTGATCCAGTGCCTACTGAGGTAAAACTGCGGACATGCAAAATTTGCCATAAAGTATTCACAaagaaatataacttaaaaagGCATATGCAAATTCACGAAGGAGTAAAAAACCACACATGTGACTTTTGTGAAAAATCGTTTCATCAAAAGGATAATCTGCAGACACACGTCAAGACGCATACGGGTGAAAAACCATTTCCTTGTGATGTTTGCGGGATGCGATTCATAACACACTATCGTTTACAAAGGCATAGGCAAATCCacggagaagaaaaaaaatacagttgtGACTTTTGTGAAAAATCGTTTCATCAAAAAAGTAATCTACAGAGACACGTCAAGACAAAGCATCAGGAAATCTGTGGAGCAGAGGAACCATACAAATGTGGCAGTTGTGAAAAATCATTCCTACTGAGATCTTCTTTAAAGATGCATGTTAGGAGCCATGTGTGTGAGAAGCCATTCACTTGCGAAGTTTGCGGGAAAGGATATAGATGGAAATGTGACTTTAAGCGACACATGAATAACCACACTGGAAACAAATTTTCATGTGAAATCTGCGGAAAATCATATACTCAAATGCGTTATTTAAAGGTGCATTCTTGCAAACCCACAGACGACAAAcattaa